A window of Theropithecus gelada isolate Dixy unplaced genomic scaffold, Tgel_1.0 HiC_scaffold_2394, whole genome shotgun sequence contains these coding sequences:
- the LOC112617546 gene encoding zinc finger and BTB domain-containing protein 8A, with the protein MEISSHQSHLLQQLNEQRRQDVFCDCSILVEGKVFKAHRNVLFASSGYFKMLLSQNSKETSQPTTATFQAFSPDTFTVILDFVYSGKLSLTGQNVIEVMSAASFLQMTDVISVCKTFIKSSLDISEKEKDRYFSLSDKDANSNGVERSSFYSGGWQEGSSSPRSHLSPEQGAGIISGKSWNKYNYHPASQKNTQQPLAKHEPRKESIKKTKHLRLSQPSEVTHYKSSKREARTSDSSSHVSQSEEQAQIDAEMDSPPVGYQYGQGSDVTSKSFP; encoded by the coding sequence ATGGAGATCTCCTCTCATCAGTCTCACCTCCTGCAGCAACTGAACGAGCAGCGCAGGCAAGATGTATTTTGTGACTGCAGTATTCTAGTTGAAGGGAAGGTCTTCAAAGCACATCGAAATGTATTATTTGCTAGTAGCGGCTACTTTAAAATGCTTCTTTCTCAGAATTCAAAAGAGACAAGTCAGCCAACCACAGCTACATTTCAGGCTTTCTCCCCTGACACTTTTACAGTTATCTTGGACTTCGTATATTCTGGCAAACTGTCTCTTACTGGTCAGAATGTCATAGAAGTGATGTCGGCTGCTAGCTTCCTTCAGATGACTGATGTCATAAGTGTATGTAAGACTTTTATTAAATCTTCCTTAGACAttagtgagaaagaaaaagatcgCTATTTCAGTCTCTCAGATAAAGATGCCAATTCTAATGGTGTAGAACGTTCCTCTTTTTATAGTGGTGGCTGGCAAGAAGGAAGCAGTTCTCCACGTTCTCACCTAAGCCCAGAGCAAGGAGCAGGTATAATAAGTGGAAAATCTTGGAATAAGTATAATTATCATCCAGCCTCCCAGAAGAATACTCAACAACCCTTGGCCAAGCATGAACCAAGGAAAGAGTCCATTAAAAAGACCAAACATTTGAGATTGTCACAGCCTTCTGAAGTTACTCATTATAAGTCAAGCAAACGAGAAGCACGAACATCTGATTCTTCCAGCCATGTTTCCCAGTCTGAAGAACAAGCACAAATTGATGCTGAAATGGACTCTCCTCCTGTTGGCTATCAGTATGGTCAAGGATCTGATGTCACATCCAAAAGTTTTCCAG